GTCTTCGTCGCCGACCGTAACAACTTCCGCATTCAATACTTCGCCTCGAGCGGGAGCTTCCTCGGCAAGTGGGGCTCGTACGGCTCGGGCAACGGCCAATTTAATGGCCTCGCGGGCGTCGCAGTTACGCCGGACGGCGCGTACGTTTACACTGTCGAATATGTATACGCCCGCATCCAATATTTCTACGACCGATACGTCGGCGTAGCGCCCGCCTCCCTCGGCCGCGTGAAGGCGTTGTTTAGGTAGGGGCGAGGGGCCAGTCGCCCACGGCAAGGGGCTTAAGCCCCTTGTCCGCGAATAAAAGTACGGGCCGGCCTTCAGGTCGGCCCGTTTTATTACGAACGGGCGGCGGCCAGTTTAAAAATCCCGACGGAATCGCTATCGCTTCTAGCGGTCGCGTTTACGTTGCCGATCAGTTAAGAAATGACCGGGTGCAGTACTTCCGCGAAGCTAACCCGGCCGTGACGCCCGCCTCCCTCGGTAAGGTTAAGGCGTTGTTTCAATAACTAAAATTCGGGTGAAACGTAAGGCCGCGGCCTTTGACCTTTACGGAGCCGCGGCTTTATTGTATACTTCGCCGATTAGGCGCCGTTTATGAAAATCCTCCATCGATACGTTCTGGCCGAGCACGTCGGGCCTTTCGTCTTCGCCGTCTTTACGGCGACGTTCGTCTTGCTCCTCGCGCGCATCTTCAAGATGATGGAGCTCATCATCTCGAAGGGCGTGGACGTGTTGACGGTGGGCGAGCTCTTCTCCTACTTTTTACCGTCGCTTTTGGCGATGACGATCCCGATGGCGGTGATGGTGGCGTCGCTTATGGCCTTCGGCCGCCTGTCCTCCGACAACGAGATAACGGCCCTCAAGAGCGCCGGCGTGAGCCTCTATCGGCTTGTCTGGCCGGTACTCATCGCGGGCCTCGCGATGGCGGTGGGGATGTACCTCTTCATCGACCGCGTCGTCCCCGCCTCCAATCTGCGCTTCAAGGACCTCATGCTCTCCATCGGGATGAAGCGTCCCGACCTCGAGCTCAAGGAGCGCGTCTTCATCCAGGACTTCCCCGGCTACGAGCTGTACATCGAGAAGATGGACGACCGGACGGGCGAGATGCGCAACGTCACCATATTCCAGATGGAGGGGGGCCGCCTTAAAAGCACGATCGTGGCCGACCGCGGCCGCGTCGCCTCCCGCAACGTGCGCGGCCTCGTCGTCCTGGAGCTCTACGACGGCGAGATGCACGAGGTCTCGTCCGACGCCCCCGATACCTACCGGCGACTCCGGTTCGACAAGCAGGTCGTCAACCTGGAGTTCGAGTCGGAGCTGGTCCGCACCGCCCACGCCGCCAAGGGCGACCGCGAGATGACGACGACCGAGATGCGCGCCGCGGTAAACAAGCTGGCCGAGGGGATCGCGATGACGCGCGCGGAGGGGACGGCTACGTTCGTCGAGGAAAAATACCAGCTGCAGCAGATGGAGTTGCTCGAGCGCCGCAGGAACGAGTACCTGGTCGAGATCTACAAGAAGACCGCCATACCGTTCGCGTGCGCGGCGTTGGTCCTGGTGGGGGCGCCG
The genomic region above belongs to bacterium and contains:
- a CDS encoding LptF/LptG family permease, whose amino-acid sequence is MKILHRYVLAEHVGPFVFAVFTATFVLLLARIFKMMELIISKGVDVLTVGELFSYFLPSLLAMTIPMAVMVASLMAFGRLSSDNEITALKSAGVSLYRLVWPVLIAGLAMAVGMYLFIDRVVPASNLRFKDLMLSIGMKRPDLELKERVFIQDFPGYELYIEKMDDRTGEMRNVTIFQMEGGRLKSTIVADRGRVASRNVRGLVVLELYDGEMHEVSSDAPDTYRRLRFDKQVVNLEFESELVRTAHAAKGDREMTTTEMRAAVNKLAEGIAMTRAEGTATFVEEKYQLQQMELLERRRNEYLVEIYKKTAIPFACAALVLVGAPMGVIIRRGGKGAGFSFSIGFFLLYYIMLLAGEAFGDRGMMPPFLAMWLPNILLTAFGAWLLTRAVRGMVSFAFLRFLDVRRWPVVRRVLKKRRPRWAREDEARSAPEGSR